From the Micromonospora echinospora genome, the window ATCGACCGGACGACGCGGAACGGCCATCGGACAGGCGGAAGCTGGACGACTCAGGCCAGGAACACCAGGGCCAGCCAGCCGCCCACCATCGCCGCCAGCGCGAGCGCGAGCACCCAGGTCGGCACCGTGTACTCGCCGCGCCGGTTCCGCTCGATCTCGTCGCGGATCTTCTGCCGGCGCCGCTCCACCCAGGTCAGGCGCTCGCGGTCCGGCGGTGAGGAGTTGACCATAACCCGGCAAGCGTACCGGGGTGTCCCGACGGCCCCGGTGGGACCCGCCAGGACACCCACCCCGGTCACATGCTGGCGATCAGCCGCTCCACCCGCTCGTCGTACGCCCGGAACGGGTCCTTGCACAGCACGGTGCGCTGCGCCTGGTCGTTGAGCTTGAGGTGCACCCAGTCGACGGTGAAGTCCCGCCGCTTCTCCTGGGCGTGCCGGATGAACTCGCCCCGCAGCCGGGCCCGGGTGGTCTGCGGCGGCGTCTCCTTCGCCTCGAAGATCTCCGGGTCGGTGGTCACCCGGTCGACCTGGCCCCGCCGCTCCAGCAGGGCGTAGAGGCCCCGGCCGCGCCGCAGGTCGTGGTACGCCAGGTCCATCTGGGCGACCCGGGGATGCGACAACGGCAGGTCGTGCTTGCGCTGGTACCGCTCGATCAGCCGGAGCTTGGTCACCCAGTCGATCTCCCGGGCGACCGGCTCCAGGTCACCGGTCTCGACCGCCCGCAGCACCCGGCCCCACAGCTCCACCACCCGCTTGGCGGTCTGGTCACCGCCGCGCCGCTCGACGAACTCGGTCGCCCGGGCGAGGTACTCCTGCTGGATCTCCAGGGCGCTGACTTCCTTGCCCGAGGAGAGCCGCACCTTGCGCCGGCCGGTGATGTCGTGCGACACCTCGCGGATCGCCCGGATCGGGTTCTCCAGGGTGAGGTCCCGCATCACCACGCCGGCCTCGATCATCCGCAGCACGATGTCGGCCGACCCGACCTTCAGCAGCGTGGTGACCTCGTTCATGTTCGAGTCGCCGACGATCACGTGCAGCCGGCGGTACCGCTCGGCGTCGGCGTGCGGCTCGTCCCGGGTGTTGATGATCGGCCGGCTCCGGGTGGTCGCCGACGAGACCCCCTCCCAGATGTGCTCGGCGCGCTGGGACAGGCAGTACACCGCCCCGCGCGGGGTCTGGAGCACCTTGCCCGCCCCGCAGATCAACTGCCGGGTGACCAGGAACGGGATCAGCACGTCGGCCAGCCGCCCGAACTCCCCGTGCCGGGAGACGAGGTAGTTCTCGTGGCAGCCGTACGAGTTGCCGGCCGAGTCGGTGTTGTTCTTGAACAGGTAGATCTCGCCCGCGATGCCCTCGTCGTGCAGTCGCTTCTCCGCGTCGACCAGCAGACCCTCCAGG encodes:
- the pafA gene encoding Pup--protein ligase produces the protein MERRIFGIETEYGVTCTYRGQRRLSPDEVARYLFRRVVSWGRSSNVFLRNGARLYLDVGSHPEYATPECDSVVDLVAHDRAGERILEGLLVDAEKRLHDEGIAGEIYLFKNNTDSAGNSYGCHENYLVSRHGEFGRLADVLIPFLVTRQLICGAGKVLQTPRGAVYCLSQRAEHIWEGVSSATTRSRPIINTRDEPHADAERYRRLHVIVGDSNMNEVTTLLKVGSADIVLRMIEAGVVMRDLTLENPIRAIREVSHDITGRRKVRLSSGKEVSALEIQQEYLARATEFVERRGGDQTAKRVVELWGRVLRAVETGDLEPVAREIDWVTKLRLIERYQRKHDLPLSHPRVAQMDLAYHDLRRGRGLYALLERRGQVDRVTTDPEIFEAKETPPQTTRARLRGEFIRHAQEKRRDFTVDWVHLKLNDQAQRTVLCKDPFRAYDERVERLIASM